Proteins from one Microbacterium sp. Root553 genomic window:
- the glnA gene encoding type I glutamate--ammonia ligase, producing MFKDSSEVLSYIKENDVKFLDIRFTDLPGVQQHFNIPAATVDEDFFVDGQLFDGSSIRGFASIHESDMQLIPDVTTAYMDPFREASTLVMIFDIYNPRTGEIYSKDPRQVAKKAEKYLASTGIADTAFFAPEAEFYIFDDVRYSVTAGESFYKVDSEEAAWNTGREEEGGNLANKTPYKGGYFPVSPVDKTADLRDDITLKLIEAGFILERSHHEVGTAGQQEINYRFDTMVHSADDILKFKYIVKNTAEEWGKVATFMPKPLYGDNGSGMHTHQSLWNDGKPLFYDEAGYGQLSDIARWYIGGILAHAPALLAFTNPTLNSYHRLVKGFEAPVNLVYSAGNRSAAIRIPITGSNPKAKRIEFRAPDASGNPYLAFAAQLMAGLDGIKNRIEPHEPVDKDLYELPPEEAKNIPQVPNSLLDSLDALKEDHQFLLEGGVFTEELIETWISYKYENEILPMAQRPHPFEYELYFGV from the coding sequence ATGTTCAAAGATTCGTCCGAGGTGCTGAGCTACATCAAGGAGAACGACGTCAAGTTCCTTGACATCCGATTCACTGATCTTCCTGGTGTCCAGCAGCACTTCAACATCCCCGCTGCGACCGTGGACGAGGACTTCTTCGTCGACGGTCAGCTGTTCGACGGCTCGTCGATCCGCGGCTTCGCGAGCATCCACGAGTCTGACATGCAGCTCATCCCCGACGTGACGACGGCCTACATGGACCCGTTCCGCGAGGCGAGCACGCTCGTGATGATCTTCGACATCTACAACCCGCGCACCGGGGAGATCTACTCCAAGGACCCGCGTCAGGTCGCCAAGAAGGCTGAGAAGTACCTCGCCTCGACCGGCATCGCCGACACCGCGTTCTTCGCTCCCGAGGCCGAGTTCTACATCTTCGACGACGTGCGCTACTCGGTCACCGCCGGCGAGAGCTTCTACAAGGTCGACTCCGAGGAGGCCGCGTGGAACACCGGTCGCGAGGAGGAGGGCGGAAACCTCGCCAACAAGACCCCGTACAAGGGCGGCTACTTCCCCGTCAGCCCGGTCGACAAGACCGCTGACCTGCGCGACGACATCACCCTGAAGCTGATCGAGGCCGGGTTCATCCTCGAGCGCTCGCACCACGAGGTGGGCACCGCCGGCCAGCAGGAGATCAACTACCGCTTCGACACCATGGTGCACTCGGCGGACGACATCCTGAAGTTCAAGTACATCGTCAAGAACACCGCCGAGGAGTGGGGCAAGGTCGCCACCTTCATGCCGAAGCCGCTGTACGGCGACAACGGCTCGGGCATGCACACGCACCAGTCGCTGTGGAACGACGGCAAGCCGCTGTTCTACGACGAGGCCGGCTACGGCCAGCTCAGCGACATCGCGCGCTGGTACATCGGCGGCATCCTGGCGCACGCGCCGGCACTGCTGGCGTTCACCAACCCGACGCTGAACAGCTACCACCGCCTGGTCAAGGGCTTCGAGGCTCCGGTCAACCTGGTCTACTCGGCCGGAAACCGCTCGGCCGCGATCCGCATCCCGATCACGGGTTCGAACCCGAAGGCCAAGCGCATCGAGTTCCGTGCACCGGATGCCTCGGGCAACCCGTACCTCGCGTTCGCCGCGCAGCTCATGGCCGGCCTCGACGGCATCAAGAACCGCATCGAGCCGCACGAGCCGGTCGACAAGGACCTCTACGAGCTTCCTCCCGAGGAGGCGAAGAACATCCCCCAGGTTCCGAACTCGCTGCTCGACTCGCTCGACGCGCTGAAGGAGGACCACCAGTTCCTCCTCGAGGGCGGCGTGTTCACCGAGGAGCTCATCGAGACCTGGATCTCGTACAAGTACGAGAACGAGATCCTGCCGATGGCTCAGCGCCCGCACCCGTTCGAGTACGAGCTGTACTTCGGCGTCTGA
- a CDS encoding RimK family alpha-L-glutamate ligase: MKIAVLSRAPQAYSTQRLRAAALQRGHTVKVLNTLRFAIDLTADEPDLHYRGRQLSDYDAILPRIGNSITYFGTAVVRQFEQMDVYTPNTANGISSARDKLRANQILSRHNIAMPPTAFVRNRADVRPAIERVGGAPVVIKLLEGTQGIGVILAPQVKVAEAIIETLHSTKQNVLIQKFISESRGRDIRALVVGDRVVAAMRRSAAGDEFRSNVHRGGSVEAVELDPVYERAAVRSAQIMGLRVAGVDMLEGEDGPLVMEVNSSPGLQGIEMATKLDVAGAIIDYIAGQVAFPEIDVRQRLTVSTGYGVAELMVHGAVDLVGKTLGEAGLWERDITVLTLHRGVSVIPNPRKHVVLEAEDRLFCFGKLDEMRSMVPERRRRRAKVRRLPRQPLSE; encoded by the coding sequence GTGAAGATCGCAGTGCTCTCCCGTGCGCCGCAGGCGTACTCCACCCAACGACTGCGAGCCGCGGCTCTTCAGCGAGGTCACACCGTCAAGGTGCTCAACACGCTGCGCTTCGCGATCGACCTCACCGCCGACGAGCCCGACCTGCATTACAGGGGCCGCCAGCTCAGCGATTACGACGCGATCCTCCCGCGCATCGGCAACTCAATCACGTACTTCGGCACGGCCGTCGTGCGCCAGTTCGAGCAGATGGACGTCTACACGCCCAACACGGCCAACGGGATCTCCAGCGCCCGCGACAAGCTGCGGGCGAACCAGATCCTCTCCCGCCACAACATCGCGATGCCGCCCACCGCCTTCGTGCGCAACCGCGCCGACGTGCGTCCCGCGATCGAGCGGGTCGGCGGTGCGCCCGTGGTGATCAAGCTGCTCGAGGGCACCCAGGGCATCGGCGTGATCCTCGCGCCGCAGGTGAAGGTCGCCGAGGCCATCATCGAGACACTGCACTCCACGAAGCAGAACGTGCTCATCCAGAAGTTCATCTCCGAGAGCCGCGGCCGCGACATTCGCGCCCTCGTCGTGGGGGACCGCGTCGTCGCCGCGATGCGACGGTCGGCTGCGGGTGACGAGTTCCGCTCGAATGTGCACCGCGGTGGATCGGTCGAGGCGGTCGAACTCGACCCCGTCTACGAGCGCGCGGCCGTGCGCTCGGCCCAGATCATGGGACTCCGCGTGGCCGGCGTCGACATGCTCGAAGGCGAAGACGGGCCGCTGGTGATGGAGGTCAACTCGTCTCCCGGGCTGCAGGGCATCGAGATGGCCACCAAGCTCGATGTCGCCGGTGCGATCATCGACTACATCGCCGGCCAGGTCGCGTTCCCCGAGATCGATGTCCGTCAGCGGCTGACCGTCTCGACGGGCTACGGAGTCGCCGAGCTCATGGTGCACGGTGCCGTGGACCTGGTGGGCAAGACGCTCGGCGAGGCCGGCCTGTGGGAGCGCGACATCACGGTTCTCACCCTGCACCGCGGAGTCTCGGTCATCCCGAACCCGCGCAAGCACGTCGTCCTCGAGGCCGAGGATCGCCTGTTCTGCTTCGGCAAGCTCGACGAGATGCGATCGATGGTGCCCGAGCGTCGCCGCCGCCGCGCCAAGGTGCGTCGGCTTCCGCGGCAGCCGCTGTCGGAGTGA
- a CDS encoding DUF4191 family protein — MANRSSAPEKRPGFFSQIKSLFKFTREIYPWLPWAQIAMLVLGVLVGLIVGYLIPPFQVWTLILWGISGLMLGILGAMFLMTRLSTSAMYQKIDGMPGATGHVLSTSLGRNWQGSETPVGINPKTQDAVYRAVGRGGVVVVGEGSRGRLSRLVNDERSKAARVAHGVPVTVIYIGHGDDDVAIADLAKTIKKLPKVIDKATMGAVIRRIESVSQSISSLPIPKGIDPTKVRAQRPR; from the coding sequence ATGGCAAACCGTTCGTCCGCGCCCGAGAAGCGTCCGGGGTTCTTCTCCCAGATCAAATCCCTCTTCAAATTCACGAGAGAGATCTACCCCTGGCTCCCCTGGGCCCAGATCGCGATGCTCGTGCTCGGCGTCCTCGTCGGCCTCATCGTCGGGTACCTGATCCCGCCGTTCCAGGTGTGGACCCTGATCCTCTGGGGCATCTCCGGCCTGATGCTCGGCATCCTCGGCGCGATGTTCCTCATGACACGGCTGTCGACGTCGGCCATGTACCAGAAGATCGACGGCATGCCCGGTGCCACCGGGCACGTGCTCAGCACCAGTCTCGGCCGCAACTGGCAGGGGTCGGAGACCCCCGTCGGCATCAACCCCAAGACTCAGGACGCGGTCTACCGCGCCGTCGGTCGCGGTGGCGTCGTGGTGGTCGGCGAAGGATCGCGCGGACGTCTGAGCCGCCTCGTCAACGACGAGCGCAGCAAGGCCGCCCGCGTCGCCCACGGCGTGCCCGTGACCGTCATCTACATCGGCCACGGTGACGACGACGTCGCGATCGCCGACCTCGCCAAGACGATCAAGAAGCTGCCCAAGGTGATCGACAAGGCCACGATGGGTGCCGTGATCCGCCGCATCGAGTCCGTGTCGCAGTCGATCTCCTCGCTGCCGATCCCGAAGGGCATCGACCCCACCAAGGTCAGGGCACAGCGCCCGCGCTGA
- a CDS encoding MFS transporter, with product MTAAADATESRPVSAWAPLAIPAFRVLWFAQLGSNIGTWMQTVGAQWFLVDAAAGATLIALVQTASLAPAVLFSLPAGVLADSLDRRKLLIWGSAASALIAAALTVIAFFGALTPWTILGFTFLLGITSTLTSPAWQAIQPELVPRPLIGASSALGGVTVNGARAVGPALAGVVLSLFGAPVVFGINALSFVAAVAALWWWRRPPQLGLDDREPFGAALRAGVRYVASAHLVRRILLRSALFALPASALWALLPVTATRLGLTSSGYGFLLGAVGAGAVLGIFVLPVARKRFSDNAVIGVSALLFAVGTLAAAFLPFVPMLPLLVLAGVAWIGTLTVLNAALQLTLPQWVRSRGASIYILVFMGAMAVGSFGWGALAGALSTAISLAAAAALLVIVAVSVAWLPLLPGTSTVDRTVSMSWPTPTLVLDPQPTDGPVLVQITYTVDPGRVEPFREAMRLVEASRRRTGGYRWTLLRSGEEQDVLLESFMVPSWGEYRRQQTQRLTGRDREIQADARAHIQGEPRERHYFPESPPSQGVATR from the coding sequence ATGACCGCCGCAGCCGATGCGACCGAATCCCGCCCCGTCTCCGCGTGGGCGCCCCTGGCCATTCCCGCGTTCCGGGTGCTGTGGTTCGCACAGCTGGGGAGCAACATCGGCACCTGGATGCAGACCGTCGGCGCGCAGTGGTTCCTCGTCGATGCGGCCGCCGGAGCGACTCTCATCGCCCTCGTGCAGACAGCGAGCCTCGCCCCGGCCGTGCTGTTCTCGCTGCCGGCGGGGGTGCTGGCCGATTCGCTCGACCGCCGAAAGCTGCTGATCTGGGGATCGGCGGCGAGCGCGCTGATCGCCGCCGCACTCACGGTCATCGCGTTCTTCGGTGCTCTCACACCGTGGACGATTCTCGGCTTCACCTTTCTGCTCGGGATCACCTCGACACTGACGTCACCGGCGTGGCAGGCGATCCAGCCCGAACTCGTTCCCCGTCCGCTCATCGGTGCGTCCTCGGCGCTCGGCGGAGTCACGGTGAACGGCGCCCGCGCAGTCGGGCCCGCTCTGGCCGGAGTGGTCCTGTCGCTGTTCGGCGCCCCGGTGGTGTTCGGCATCAACGCGCTCAGCTTCGTCGCCGCAGTCGCTGCGCTGTGGTGGTGGAGGCGTCCACCGCAGCTCGGCCTCGACGACCGCGAACCTTTCGGCGCCGCGCTCCGAGCGGGCGTCCGCTACGTCGCATCCGCCCATCTGGTGCGTCGCATCCTGCTGAGGTCAGCCCTGTTCGCTCTTCCCGCCAGCGCGCTGTGGGCCCTGCTTCCCGTCACCGCCACACGGCTGGGCCTCACCTCGAGCGGATACGGGTTCCTTCTCGGCGCGGTCGGCGCCGGTGCCGTGCTGGGCATCTTCGTCCTGCCCGTCGCCAGAAAGCGATTCTCGGACAACGCGGTGATCGGGGTGAGCGCGCTGCTGTTCGCGGTCGGCACCCTCGCTGCGGCGTTCCTGCCCTTCGTCCCGATGCTGCCGCTGCTCGTCCTCGCCGGCGTCGCCTGGATCGGGACGCTCACGGTGCTCAATGCCGCACTGCAGCTGACCCTTCCCCAGTGGGTGCGATCGCGCGGGGCATCGATCTACATCCTCGTGTTCATGGGGGCGATGGCAGTGGGATCCTTCGGGTGGGGCGCTCTGGCCGGCGCGCTCAGCACGGCGATATCCCTGGCGGCGGCCGCGGCGCTGCTCGTCATCGTGGCAGTGAGTGTCGCGTGGCTTCCTCTTCTGCCTGGCACCAGCACCGTGGACCGCACGGTGTCGATGTCGTGGCCCACGCCCACCCTCGTTCTCGACCCGCAGCCGACCGACGGTCCTGTGCTGGTGCAGATCACCTACACCGTGGATCCCGGCCGCGTCGAGCCGTTCCGCGAGGCCATGCGGCTGGTCGAGGCTTCCCGGCGCCGCACGGGCGGGTATCGGTGGACCCTTCTGCGCAGCGGGGAGGAACAGGATGTGCTGCTCGAGTCGTTCATGGTCCCGTCCTGGGGTGAATACCGGCGTCAGCAGACACAGAGACTGACCGGGCGCGATCGTGAGATCCAGGCCGATGCCCGAGCGCATATCCAGGGCGAGCCCCGCGAACGGCACTACTTTCCCGAGTCCCCGCCGTCTCAGGGCGTCGCCACGCGCTGA
- a CDS encoding diacylglycerol/lipid kinase family protein, with protein sequence MTISKLGVVWNPSKPGGDKLQAAVAEVFGSDAAGIPVQWWETTPDDPGRGMAVEAASEGCDVVIAAGGDGTVRAVAEGLAGTGVALGIVPRGTGNLLARNLDVPLNDIPAALRRVLDGESRKIDMGWVEHGGAEHAFVVMVGFGIDAQMLVETDDDLKSRAGWLAYVEAMGRAVAGTEMIDIQLTLDDAEPEGLRGHTMLIGNCGMVQGGIRLLPDALIDDGQLDMLLVSADGPLQWLDTVRSLVWENGVRRLFGAVDQAVSTDSTTHVAAQRIAVTLSSPQAFEIDGEEVGEVSSFSVRVDPGALTVR encoded by the coding sequence ATGACGATCTCGAAGCTCGGTGTGGTGTGGAATCCTTCGAAGCCCGGCGGCGACAAGCTGCAGGCGGCGGTGGCCGAGGTGTTCGGCAGCGACGCCGCGGGCATCCCCGTGCAGTGGTGGGAGACGACTCCCGACGACCCGGGCCGCGGTATGGCTGTGGAGGCGGCGAGCGAGGGCTGCGACGTGGTGATCGCCGCCGGTGGCGACGGCACGGTACGAGCGGTCGCCGAAGGGCTCGCGGGCACGGGCGTCGCCCTGGGCATCGTGCCCCGCGGCACCGGAAATCTGCTGGCACGCAATCTCGATGTGCCCCTCAACGACATCCCCGCCGCGCTGCGGCGCGTGCTCGACGGCGAGTCTCGCAAGATCGACATGGGATGGGTGGAGCACGGCGGCGCCGAGCATGCGTTCGTCGTGATGGTCGGCTTCGGCATCGACGCGCAGATGCTCGTCGAGACGGATGACGACCTCAAGAGCCGGGCCGGCTGGTTGGCCTACGTCGAGGCGATGGGTCGCGCAGTCGCCGGCACAGAGATGATCGACATCCAGTTGACGCTCGACGACGCCGAGCCGGAGGGGCTGCGTGGGCACACCATGCTCATCGGCAACTGCGGCATGGTCCAGGGCGGCATCCGCCTGCTGCCCGACGCCCTGATCGACGACGGTCAGCTCGACATGCTGCTGGTGAGCGCCGACGGTCCACTGCAGTGGCTCGACACCGTGCGCTCCCTGGTGTGGGAGAACGGCGTGCGCCGCCTGTTCGGCGCGGTCGACCAGGCCGTCAGCACCGACTCGACCACCCATGTCGCGGCGCAGCGCATCGCGGTGACCCTCTCGTCGCCTCAGGCGTTCGAGATCGACGGCGAAGAGGTCGGCGAGGTCTCGTCGTTCTCCGTGCGGGTCGACCCCGGCGCGCTCACCGTTCGCTGA
- a CDS encoding ATP-dependent zinc protease family protein encodes MNKSSHHSNTLIGWREWVSLPDLGVDWLKAKIDTGARTSSLHAFEIHEFERDGVSWVRFRVKPWQDSQEDAVVVESPVHDRRAVRSSSGHAQERLVVEMLIRLHDREVLAEVTLSNRDEMGFRMLIGREALRRGYLVDPARSFVGGRAPREARRRNRGKE; translated from the coding sequence GTGAACAAGTCGTCCCACCATTCAAACACCCTTATCGGGTGGCGAGAATGGGTGAGCCTGCCTGATCTCGGCGTCGATTGGCTCAAGGCCAAGATCGACACGGGTGCGCGGACCTCCTCGCTGCATGCGTTCGAGATCCACGAGTTCGAGCGCGACGGCGTGTCGTGGGTGCGCTTCCGCGTCAAGCCCTGGCAGGACAGCCAGGAGGACGCGGTGGTCGTGGAGTCTCCGGTGCACGACCGACGCGCGGTGCGGAGCTCCTCAGGCCATGCCCAGGAGCGTCTGGTCGTCGAGATGCTCATCCGTCTGCACGACCGCGAAGTGCTCGCCGAGGTGACGCTGAGCAATCGCGACGAGATGGGATTCCGGATGCTCATCGGACGCGAGGCGCTCCGTCGGGGCTACCTCGTCGATCCGGCGCGGTCCTTCGTCGGTGGACGAGCACCCCGTGAGGCCCGACGCCGCAACCGCGGCAAGGAGTGA
- a CDS encoding VOC family protein, translating into MSTEPVPVGHAHPQTDSFSAIGNVFYFVADLDAAVEWYAARLHRRPTIRGGALVAFELGGSRLTLHAADEVNSPGPSGTVPYWTVSDVDAIVADWTAHGARTHRGPKTVFTGERLCQLLDPFGNLFAVREEPSDRVDEHR; encoded by the coding sequence ATGTCGACAGAGCCCGTTCCCGTCGGTCACGCGCATCCGCAGACCGACTCGTTCAGCGCGATCGGGAACGTCTTCTACTTCGTCGCCGATCTCGATGCCGCGGTCGAGTGGTACGCGGCGCGACTGCACCGCCGGCCCACGATTCGAGGGGGAGCGCTGGTCGCATTCGAGCTGGGTGGTTCGCGTCTGACGCTGCACGCCGCGGACGAGGTGAACTCGCCTGGGCCGTCCGGGACGGTGCCGTACTGGACCGTATCCGACGTCGACGCGATCGTCGCGGACTGGACCGCCCATGGGGCACGGACTCATCGTGGACCGAAGACGGTCTTCACCGGCGAGCGGCTGTGTCAGCTTCTGGATCCGTTCGGCAATCTCTTCGCCGTTCGAGAGGAACCGTCAGACAGGGTGGACGAGCACCGATGA
- a CDS encoding AI-2E family transporter gives MRRKHDKSEPKRVFTSETPPAQPKTAAAAIARINPFMYGLLGALGVLVALMLGGIVNQLATVLVYIGVAIFLALGLDPIVAFIERKLPRPAAVAIVVSVVVLAFAGIILAIVPIVVDQITNLIDNGPQMVKDIQSAAWFKDLNSQFGSTFEDAANGILSFLQDPGNLADIGGGVFAVGAGIAGGFTGVTIVLILTLYFMASLRSIKRVATRFVPAYQRDTFHGLLEDVSGAVGRYVMGQASLALINGVLSLIMLSIIGAPVPALLALVAFIGSMIPLVGTLSASIIISLVCLIESPVTALIAIGYYLVYMQVEAYILSPRIMNKAVAVPGALVVIAAVAGGALGGILGALVAIPVAASVIIIVQKVVFPTQDQKVVPPGTLSER, from the coding sequence ATGCGCCGTAAGCACGACAAATCGGAGCCGAAGAGGGTCTTCACCTCCGAGACTCCCCCGGCGCAGCCGAAGACCGCCGCCGCCGCGATCGCCCGCATCAACCCGTTCATGTACGGACTGCTCGGTGCGTTGGGTGTGCTCGTCGCCCTGATGCTCGGCGGGATCGTCAATCAGCTGGCCACCGTGCTCGTCTACATCGGCGTCGCCATCTTCCTGGCCCTCGGGCTCGACCCCATCGTCGCGTTCATCGAGCGGAAGCTGCCTCGCCCCGCCGCGGTCGCCATCGTCGTCTCGGTGGTGGTGCTCGCGTTCGCCGGGATCATCCTGGCGATCGTGCCCATCGTCGTCGACCAGATCACCAACCTGATCGACAACGGCCCCCAGATGGTCAAGGACATCCAGTCGGCCGCCTGGTTCAAGGATCTCAACAGTCAGTTCGGTTCGACGTTCGAGGACGCGGCGAACGGCATCCTGTCCTTCCTGCAGGACCCCGGCAACCTGGCCGACATCGGCGGCGGAGTCTTCGCCGTCGGCGCGGGCATCGCTGGCGGATTCACCGGGGTCACCATCGTGCTGATCCTGACGCTCTACTTCATGGCGTCATTGCGGAGCATCAAGCGCGTCGCCACGCGCTTCGTTCCCGCCTACCAGCGCGACACCTTCCACGGGCTCCTCGAAGACGTCTCCGGCGCCGTGGGGCGCTACGTGATGGGTCAGGCCAGCCTCGCGTTGATCAACGGCGTGCTGAGCCTGATCATGCTGAGCATCATCGGGGCCCCGGTCCCTGCCCTGCTCGCTCTCGTCGCCTTCATCGGATCGATGATCCCGCTCGTGGGTACGCTGAGCGCCTCGATCATCATCTCGCTGGTGTGCCTCATCGAGAGCCCGGTGACCGCGCTGATCGCGATCGGCTACTACCTGGTCTACATGCAGGTCGAGGCGTACATCCTCTCGCCGCGCATCATGAACAAGGCCGTCGCCGTGCCCGGAGCGCTCGTGGTGATCGCCGCGGTGGCGGGCGGAGCGCTCGGCGGCATCCTCGGCGCGCTCGTCGCCATCCCCGTGGCCGCGAGCGTCATCATCATCGTGCAGAAGGTCGTCTTCCCCACGCAGGACCAGAAGGTCGTGCCGCCGGGGACGCTCAGCGAACGGTGA
- a CDS encoding RDD family protein, with protein sequence MPRTGTGSIARPGRRIGALLIDYLAATIIATGFLGYDQFALPSEAGLTMFAPMAVFAVLQILFIPTAGGSPGHRILGMRLVRLDGGWVGLWRPIVRTLLLVIVIPAVVFDADQRGLHDKATGLVLIRA encoded by the coding sequence ATGCCCCGGACGGGTACGGGCAGCATCGCCAGACCGGGCCGGCGGATCGGCGCGCTCCTCATCGACTACCTTGCCGCGACGATCATCGCTACGGGGTTCTTGGGCTACGACCAGTTCGCGCTGCCGAGCGAGGCGGGGCTGACCATGTTCGCTCCGATGGCGGTCTTCGCGGTGCTGCAGATCCTGTTCATCCCGACCGCGGGCGGAAGCCCGGGGCACCGCATCCTCGGGATGCGGCTCGTGCGCCTCGATGGCGGCTGGGTGGGGCTGTGGCGTCCGATCGTGCGCACGCTGCTGCTCGTCATCGTGATCCCCGCCGTCGTGTTCGACGCCGACCAGCGCGGGCTCCACGACAAGGCGACGGGGCTCGTGCTCATCCGCGCCTGA